The Vigna unguiculata cultivar IT97K-499-35 chromosome 6, ASM411807v1, whole genome shotgun sequence genome contains a region encoding:
- the LOC114189169 gene encoding glycerophosphodiester phosphodiesterase GDPDL3-like: protein MWNSRAILCLLSLLHSLLLHSVLPLVSAQGSKTTPWNTLSGSPPLVIARGGFSGIYPDSSDLAYSLAAQTSLANVIVWCDVQLTKDREGICIPSIKLENATDIGHISKYKSKTYSVNGVQTSGYFSVDYTLKELLSNVILIQRDYTRTNKFDRSNCRILTVNDLVRTEAPNPPGLWLNIQHDAFYAQHNLSMKNFVLTVSRTVNVSYISSPEASFLRSLRAHVNPSITKLVFRFLEKDKVDPSTNQTYGSLLKNLTSIKTFASGILVPKEYIWPVDPSSLYILPHTSLVSDAHKVGLEVFASDFMNDLSISYNYSYDPVAEYLNFIDNGNFSVDGVLSDFPLTPSEAIDCFAHIGLNAPKKVNTLVISKYGASGDYPPCTDLAYEKAISDGVDVLDCPVQMSKDGIPFCLSSIDLIESTNVAQSSFSRLGKTIPEIKSGNGIFTFDLAWDNIKSLSPLMLNPHSINSLYRNPEYNKKGQFLTLSDFLNLIKTHTSTLNVMIIIENAAYLARKQNLSVTDAVIDTLSKSGYDKPGAPKVMIQSTNSSVLLKFKEKAKYELVYKIDEIVGGAVDSAISDIKRFAHSVVVKKESVYPVSELFVIASTKIVSKFKSSNLSVYVETFSNEFLSQAWDFMSDAYVEINTFVQDAAIDGVITDFPKTANRYRRNKCLNLGDKTPMYMEPVQVGDLLQVMDKSLLPPAQAPAPPLTEDEVTEPPLPPLSKIAPSSPISGTEAGAPPPRNAQAKVTVCIFLSTLTLLVASLVL, encoded by the exons ATGTGGAACTCACGCGCTATTCTCTGTTTACTCTCTCTTCTgcattctcttcttcttcattcgGTGCTGCCTCTGGTCTCTGCTCAAGGATCCAAAACCACCCCTTGGAACACTCTCTCCG GAAGTCCACCATTGGTCATAGCACGCGGTGGGTTTTCTGGGATATATCCTGATTCCAGTGATCTTGCATATAGTCTTGCTGCACAAACTAGTTTAGCAAACGTCATTGTATGGTGTGATGTGCAATTAACGAAAGATAGAGAGGGAATCTGCATTCCAAGCATCAAACTTGAAAATGCTACTGACATTGGTCATATTTCTAAATACAAAAGTAAGACTTATTCAGTTAATGGTGTACAAACCAGTGGCTATTTTTCTGTCGACTACACACTAAAGGAGCTGCTTTCGAATGTCATTT TGATTCAGAGAGATTATACCCGAACAAACAAGTTTGATCGCAGTAATTGTCGAATTCTTACTGTGAATGATTTGGTTAGAACGGAAGCTCCAAACCCACCAGGATTGTGGTTGAATATTCAG CATGATGCATTCTATGCACAACACAATTTGAGTATGAAAAATTTTGTACTTACTGTTTCTAGAACAGTAAATGTCAGTTATATTTCATCACCTGAAGCTAGTTTCCTGAGAAGTTTAAGGGCACACGTCAACCCAAGCATAACAAAACTGGTCTTTAGGTTTCTGGAAAAAGATAAAGTAGATCCATCAACCAATCAGACTTATGGTTCgctgttaaaaaatttaacatctaTCAAGACATTTGCTTCAGGAATACTTGTTCCCAAAGAGTACATATGGCCTGTAGATCCATCAAGTCTTTATATACTACCACATACATCTTTGGTCTCTGATGCGCACAAAGTGGGGCTGGAAGTCTTTGCCTCAGATTTTATGAATGATCTCTCAATCAGCTATAATTACAGTTATGACCCTGTTGCTGAGTACCTCAATTTCATTGACAACGGAAACTTCTCTGTTGATGGTGTGCTGTCTGATTTCCCTCTAACTCCATCTGAAGCTATTG ACTGCTTTGCTCACATAGGCCTCAATGCTCCAAAGAAAG TTAACACTTTGGTTATTTCAAAATATGGAGCAAGTGGAGACTATCCTCCTTGTACCGACTTAGCATATGAGAAGGCTATTTCAGATGGTGTGGATGTTCTTGACTGTCCTGTTCAAATGTCCAAGGATGGAATACCTTTTTGCTTAAGCTCTATTGATCTTATAGAGAGCACAAATGTTGCTCAATCAAGTTTCAGCAGACTAGGCAAAACTATCCCAGAGATCAAATCTGGCAATGGAATATTTACATTCGACTTGGCATGGGATAATATAAAAAGCTTGAGCC CCTTAATGTTGAACCCACATTCTATTAACAGTTTGTATAGGAACCCAGAATACAACAAGAAGGGGCAATTTTTAACACTGTCAGATTTCTTGAACTTGATAAAAACTCATACTTCCACACTAAATGTTATGATCATCATTGAG AATGCAGCCTATCTTGCAAGGAAACAAAACTTAAGTGTGACTGATGCAGTCATTGATACTTTGAGCAAATCAGGTTATGATAAACCAGGGGCTCCAAAAGTTATGATTCAATCCACTAATAGTTCTGTGCTATTGAAATTCAAGGAGAAAGCCAAATACGAGCTTGTCTACAAGATTGACGAGATAGTTGGTGGTGCTGTTGATTCAGCTATTTCGGATATCAAAAGATTTGCTCATTCTGTGGTTGTCAAAAAGGAATCTGTATATCCTGTTAGTGAATTATTCGTGATTGCCTCTACAAAGATTGTATCGAAGTTCAAATCTTCCAATCTCTCTGTATACGTGGAAACATTCAGCAATGAGTTTCTATCTCAGGCATGGGATTTCATGTCAGATGCATATGTGGAGATCAACACATTTGTTCAAGATGCTGCAATTGACGGTGTTATCACAGACTTTCCAAAAACAGCTAATAGATATAGAA GGAACAAATGCTTAAATTTGGGCGATAAGACACCTATGTACATGGAACCAGTTCAAGTAGGTGACCTTTTGCAAGTCATGGATAAATCTCTCTTGCCACCAGCTCAGGCTCCAGCCCCTCCCTTGACTGAAGATGAAGTGACAGAACCCCCTTTGCCTCCACTTTCTAAAATTGCCCCATCAAGCCCTATTTCTGGAACTGAAGCAGGAGCACCACCACCGCGAAATGCACAGGCTAAGGTCACTGTCTGCATCTTTTTATCCACTCTGACATTGCTTGTAGCTTCTCTCGTGCTTTAA